A window of the Tiliqua scincoides isolate rTilSci1 chromosome 5, rTilSci1.hap2, whole genome shotgun sequence genome harbors these coding sequences:
- the ACKR4 gene encoding atypical chemokine receptor 4: MELHTNSSLEYDYHEDDNELNTTLDYSSFEMICVKEEVRTFNRSFLPSFYSIVFLVGIAGNSLVVAIYACVKKLKTRIDLYIMNLAIADLLLLLTLPFWAANAVHGWVLGIPLCKTTSAMYTMTFSATMQFLACISVDRYNAIVKLQGQPRASKQCSKTCSFVWIVSMLLCIPELIFNTVKKYHGRSACLPVFPESLGTILKATVQIIEMTLSFALPLLIMLVCYSAVARTLIKCPNVKKSQPLKVLAAVVSVFIITQLPYNIVKLWRAIDIIYHLITDCNMSKTIDVVYQVTKSIALFHTCLNPILYFFMGASFQMHVVKIAKHYGYWRRQRSAAIVEEIPMDHEDSTGQTSSFTI; encoded by the coding sequence ATGGAGCTGCATACAAACTCTTCATTAGAGTATGATTACCATGAAGATGATAATGAGCTGAATACTACTTTGGATTATTCTTCATTTGAAATGATTTGTGTCAAAGAAGAGGTGAGAACCTTCAACAGGTCATTCCTACCATCATTCTATTCGATTGTTTTCCTTGTTGGGATTGCTGGGAATTCTTTAGTAGTAGCAATCTATGCTTGTGTCAAGAAGCTGAAGACCAGAATCGATCTGTACATCATGAACTTAGCAATTGCTGATTTGTTACTGCTCTTGACTCTCCCCTTTTGGGCGGCAAATGCCGTACATGGATGGGTGCTTGGTATCCCTTTGTGCAAAACCACCTCTGCTATGTACACCATGACTTTCAGCGCGACCATGCAGTTTCTGGCCTGCATTAGTGTTGATCGCTACAATGCCATTGTCAAACTTCAGGGTCAACCAAGAGCATCAAAGCAGTGCAGCAAGACCTGCTCCTTTGTCTGGATAGTATCTATGCTACTATGCATTCCTGAACTGATCTTTAACACCGTAAAGAAATACCATGGCAGATCTGCTTGTCTTCCTGTGTTTCCAGAAAGCTTAGGAACAATACTGAAGGCAACTGTTCAAATCATAGAAATGACACTGAGTTTTGCTCTGCCCTTGCTCATAATGCTGGTCTGCTACTCAGCAGTGGCTAGAACACTCATAAAATGTCCAAATGTTAAGAAATCCCAGCCTCTGAAAGTGCTTGCAGCAGTGGTTTCTGTCTTTATCATTACCCAGCTACCTTACAACATTGTTAAGCTTTGGAGAGCCATAGACATTATCTACCACCTGATTACAGATTGCAACATGAGCAAAACTATTGATGTTGTGTACCAGGTAACCAAGAGTATCGCCTTGTTTCACACCTGCCTGAATCCCATCTTGTATTTTTTTATGGGTGCCTCTTTCCAAATGCACGTGGTGAAAATAGCAAAGCATTATGGCTATTGGAGAAGACAACGGAGTGCGGCAATTGTTGAGGAGATTCCTATGGACCATGAGGACTCTACAGGACAAACGAGCAGTTTTACTATTTAG